A genomic region of Ochotona princeps isolate mOchPri1 chromosome 17, mOchPri1.hap1, whole genome shotgun sequence contains the following coding sequences:
- the P2RX5 gene encoding P2X purinoceptor 5 isoform X2 — protein sequence MDCRALCLSLLDYKTEKYVVAKNRKVGLLYRLLQLGVLLYLLIWVFLVKKGYQDVDTSLQTAVVTKVKGVAYTNTSELGVRLWDATDYVIPPQGENVFFIITNLIVTPHQRQGTCAENEQIPDGRCSQDSDCPVGMPVKAGNGVKTGRCLPAGNSTQGTCEIFAWCPVETKSMPRKPLLGDAEDFTVYIKNFIRFPKFNFSKTNVDTDKTLLKSCHFGPNNLYCPIFHVGSVVRWAGSTFEDIALEGGVIGIHIEWDCDLDQPGSECNPHYSFSRLDHKFTKSISSGYNFRFAKYYRDAAGMEFRTLIKAYGIRFDVLVNGRAGKFNIIPTVINLASGVALMGAAAFVCDLVLIYIIKKREFYREKKFEKVSSGSLQAVNAKLPQPLEAKQT from the exons ATGGACTGCAGGGCGCTCTGCCTGTCCCTCCTGGACTACAAGACCGAGAAGTACGTGGTGGCCAAGAACAGGAAGGTGGGCTTGCTGTACAGGCTGCTGCAGCTCGGCGTCCTGCTGTACCTGCTCAT ATGGGTGTTCCTGGTCAAGAAGGGCTACCAGGACGTGGACACTTCGCTGCAGACTGCTGTGGTCACCAAAGTCAAGGGCGTGGCCTACACCAACACCTCGGAGCTCGGGGTGCGGCTCTGGGATGCCACTGACTACGTCATACCGCCCCAG GGAGAAAATGTCTTCTTCATCATCACCAACCTGATTGTGACCCCCCACCAGCGGCAGGGCACCTGTGCTGAG AATGAACAGATTCCTGATGGCCGGTGTTCTCAGGACAGTGACTGCCCAGTGGGCATGCCCGTGAAAGCCGGAAATG GAGTGAAGACTGGCCGCTGTCTGCCAGCTGGGAATTCAACCCAGGGCACCTGTGAGATCTTCGCCTGGTGTCCAGTGGAGACCAAGTCCATGCCCAG GAAGCCGTTGTTGGGGGATGCTGAAGACTTCACTGTTTATATTAAGAACTTCATCCGCTTCCCCAAATTCAACTTCTCCAA GACGAACGTGGACACGGACAAGACGCTGCTGAAATCCTGTCACTTTGGCCCCAACAACCTCTACTGCCCCATCTTCCATGTGGGCTCTGTGGTCCGCTGGGCGGGGAGCACCTTCGAGGACATAGCCCTGGAG GGCGGTGTGATTGGCATTCACATTGAGTGGGACTGTGATCTTGACCAACCAGGCTCTGAATGCAACCCTCACTACTCTTTCAGCCGTCTGGACCACAAGTTTACAAAGTCCATTTCCTCAGGGTACAACTTCAG GTTTGCCAAGTACTACCGAGATGCTGCGGGGATGGAGTTCCGCACCTTGATTAAAGCCTATGGCATCCGCTTtgatgtgctggtgaatggcagg GCAGGGAAGTTCAACATCATCCCTACAGTCATCAACCTGGCCTCTGGGGTGGCGCTCATGGGTGCT GCAGCTTTTGTCTGTGACCTGGTGCTCATCTACATCATTAAGAAGAGAGAGTTCTACCGCGAGAAGAAGTTTGAGAAAGTGAG CTCTGGTTCCCTGCAGGCTGTGAATGCTAAACTGCCACAGCCCTTGGAGGCAAAGCAGACATAG
- the P2RX5 gene encoding P2X purinoceptor 5 isoform X1, translating into MDCRALCLSLLDYKTEKYVVAKNRKVGLLYRLLQLGVLLYLLIWVFLVKKGYQDVDTSLQTAVVTKVKGVAYTNTSELGVRLWDATDYVIPPQGENVFFIITNLIVTPHQRQGTCAENEQIPDGRCSQDSDCPVGMPVKAGNGVKTGRCLPAGNSTQGTCEIFAWCPVETKSMPRKPLLGDAEDFTVYIKNFIRFPKFNFSKTNVDTDKTLLKSCHFGPNNLYCPIFHVGSVVRWAGSTFEDIALEGGVIGIHIEWDCDLDQPGSECNPHYSFSRLDHKFTKSISSGYNFRFAKYYRDAAGMEFRTLIKAYGIRFDVLVNGRAGKFNIIPTVINLASGVALMGAAAFVCDLVLIYIIKKREFYREKKFEKVRGRDDRALEAEDQVQGQEESLASGLMELPRTLRSSSQDGGFQGNGSVCRQVLESDSSGSLQAVNAKLPQPLEAKQT; encoded by the exons ATGGACTGCAGGGCGCTCTGCCTGTCCCTCCTGGACTACAAGACCGAGAAGTACGTGGTGGCCAAGAACAGGAAGGTGGGCTTGCTGTACAGGCTGCTGCAGCTCGGCGTCCTGCTGTACCTGCTCAT ATGGGTGTTCCTGGTCAAGAAGGGCTACCAGGACGTGGACACTTCGCTGCAGACTGCTGTGGTCACCAAAGTCAAGGGCGTGGCCTACACCAACACCTCGGAGCTCGGGGTGCGGCTCTGGGATGCCACTGACTACGTCATACCGCCCCAG GGAGAAAATGTCTTCTTCATCATCACCAACCTGATTGTGACCCCCCACCAGCGGCAGGGCACCTGTGCTGAG AATGAACAGATTCCTGATGGCCGGTGTTCTCAGGACAGTGACTGCCCAGTGGGCATGCCCGTGAAAGCCGGAAATG GAGTGAAGACTGGCCGCTGTCTGCCAGCTGGGAATTCAACCCAGGGCACCTGTGAGATCTTCGCCTGGTGTCCAGTGGAGACCAAGTCCATGCCCAG GAAGCCGTTGTTGGGGGATGCTGAAGACTTCACTGTTTATATTAAGAACTTCATCCGCTTCCCCAAATTCAACTTCTCCAA GACGAACGTGGACACGGACAAGACGCTGCTGAAATCCTGTCACTTTGGCCCCAACAACCTCTACTGCCCCATCTTCCATGTGGGCTCTGTGGTCCGCTGGGCGGGGAGCACCTTCGAGGACATAGCCCTGGAG GGCGGTGTGATTGGCATTCACATTGAGTGGGACTGTGATCTTGACCAACCAGGCTCTGAATGCAACCCTCACTACTCTTTCAGCCGTCTGGACCACAAGTTTACAAAGTCCATTTCCTCAGGGTACAACTTCAG GTTTGCCAAGTACTACCGAGATGCTGCGGGGATGGAGTTCCGCACCTTGATTAAAGCCTATGGCATCCGCTTtgatgtgctggtgaatggcagg GCAGGGAAGTTCAACATCATCCCTACAGTCATCAACCTGGCCTCTGGGGTGGCGCTCATGGGTGCT GCAGCTTTTGTCTGTGACCTGGTGCTCATCTACATCATTAAGAAGAGAGAGTTCTACCGCGAGAAGAAGTTTGAGAAAGTGAG GGGCCGAGATGACCGAGCCTTGGAGGCTGAAGACCAGGTACAGGGGCAGGAGGAGTCGCTTGCCTCGGGGCTGATGGAACTACCCAGGACACTgcggagcagcagccaggacggcGGTTTTCAGGGGAATGGCAGTGTGTGCCGACAGGTGCTGGAGTCTGACAG CTCTGGTTCCCTGCAGGCTGTGAATGCTAAACTGCCACAGCCCTTGGAGGCAAAGCAGACATAG
- the P2RX5 gene encoding P2X purinoceptor 5 isoform X3, whose translation MDCRALCLSLLDYKTEKYVVAKNRKVGLLYRLLQLGVLLYLLIWVFLVKKGYQDVDTSLQTAVVTKVKGVAYTNTSELGVRLWDATDYVIPPQGENVFFIITNLIVTPHQRQGTCAENEQIPDGRCSQDSDCPVGMPVKAGNGVKTGRCLPAGNSTQGTCEIFAWCPVETKSMPRKPLLGDAEDFTVYIKNFIRFPKFNFSKTNVDTDKTLLKSCHFGPNNLYCPIFHVGSVVRWAGSTFEDIALEGGVIGIHIEWDCDLDQPGSECNPHYSFSRLDHKFTKSISSGYNFRFAKYYRDAAGMEFRTLIKAYGIRFDVLVNGRAGKFNIIPTVINLASGVALMGALWFPAGCEC comes from the exons ATGGACTGCAGGGCGCTCTGCCTGTCCCTCCTGGACTACAAGACCGAGAAGTACGTGGTGGCCAAGAACAGGAAGGTGGGCTTGCTGTACAGGCTGCTGCAGCTCGGCGTCCTGCTGTACCTGCTCAT ATGGGTGTTCCTGGTCAAGAAGGGCTACCAGGACGTGGACACTTCGCTGCAGACTGCTGTGGTCACCAAAGTCAAGGGCGTGGCCTACACCAACACCTCGGAGCTCGGGGTGCGGCTCTGGGATGCCACTGACTACGTCATACCGCCCCAG GGAGAAAATGTCTTCTTCATCATCACCAACCTGATTGTGACCCCCCACCAGCGGCAGGGCACCTGTGCTGAG AATGAACAGATTCCTGATGGCCGGTGTTCTCAGGACAGTGACTGCCCAGTGGGCATGCCCGTGAAAGCCGGAAATG GAGTGAAGACTGGCCGCTGTCTGCCAGCTGGGAATTCAACCCAGGGCACCTGTGAGATCTTCGCCTGGTGTCCAGTGGAGACCAAGTCCATGCCCAG GAAGCCGTTGTTGGGGGATGCTGAAGACTTCACTGTTTATATTAAGAACTTCATCCGCTTCCCCAAATTCAACTTCTCCAA GACGAACGTGGACACGGACAAGACGCTGCTGAAATCCTGTCACTTTGGCCCCAACAACCTCTACTGCCCCATCTTCCATGTGGGCTCTGTGGTCCGCTGGGCGGGGAGCACCTTCGAGGACATAGCCCTGGAG GGCGGTGTGATTGGCATTCACATTGAGTGGGACTGTGATCTTGACCAACCAGGCTCTGAATGCAACCCTCACTACTCTTTCAGCCGTCTGGACCACAAGTTTACAAAGTCCATTTCCTCAGGGTACAACTTCAG GTTTGCCAAGTACTACCGAGATGCTGCGGGGATGGAGTTCCGCACCTTGATTAAAGCCTATGGCATCCGCTTtgatgtgctggtgaatggcagg GCAGGGAAGTTCAACATCATCCCTACAGTCATCAACCTGGCCTCTGGGGTGGCGCTCATGGGTGCT CTCTGGTTCCCTGCAGGCTGTGAATGCTAA